A part of Aspergillus oryzae RIB40 DNA, chromosome 7 genomic DNA contains:
- a CDS encoding uncharacterized protein (predicted protein), whose translation MHNRLSRAEEGNAALNARCLAMAESLSRCYHVSLTPSMPSLRTFELNLSLIIYATQWTHSISRFLQGMIPDREGLLYRDVSSMQAELEKHLDSVRALEHPPDPYLSIRQPYVPTVSIDPGPPLSPRQMPQEDSRRPSVMDATRPNMIRPPVPSHLAVSPRRYGSIGAANSSPTYSRPQVPTVIPPQQPVPHPLSSVSSPPGPNLARRHTSADIRQHGWPPPGVSPFQSAHQPGTATAPWSPSPHRTPTSSDQQVREVLAQYEMGAPRRLQDTSRHATPPLNPDQTNSGPTADSSWTLGPRFPRHDTSLPATRRSSMASNVHSLLNPADTAERPDEEQHATLEDRKRKRLE comes from the exons ATGCACAACCGCTTGAGTCGCGCGGAGGAAGGCAATGCGGCACTCAATGCAAGATGCCTAGCCATGGCGGAGAGCCTGAGCAGGTGCTATCATGTAAGTCTAACGCCATCTATGCCTTCACTCCGTACCTTTGAATTGAATTTATCATTGATTATTTACGCAACCCAGTGGACACATTCAATATCGCGCTTTTTGCAAGGTATGATTCCGGATCGTGAAGGTCTCCTGTACAGAGATG TATCCAGCATGCAGGCAGAACTGGAGAAACACCTCGACAGTGTGCGAGCCCTCGAGCATCCCCCTGATCCGTATCTATCAATTCGACAGCCCTACGTCCCAACTGTATCGATTGATCCAGGTCCACCTCTATCTCCGCGTCAAATGCCACAGGAAGACAGTCGTCGGCCTTCGGTGATGGATGCGACTAGACCTAATATGATACGACCACCTGTTCCTTCACATCTAGCTGTATCGCCTCGTAGATATGGCTCAATTGGCGCGGCAAATTCTTCCCCAACTTATAGCCGCCCGCAAGTCCCGACAGTCATTCCCCCACAGCAGCCGGTGCCGCATCCCCTTTCATCCGTCTCCTCCCCGCCGGGTCCCAACTTGGCTCGCCGACATACATCTGCAGACATTCGGCAGCATGGCTGGCCCCCGCCTGGCGTGTCCCCATTCCAGTCTGCTCATCAGCCTGGTACAGCAACAGCCCCCTGGTCTCCGTCACCGCATCGAACCCCGACTTCAAGTGACCAGCAGGTTCGAGAAGTTCTGGCCCAATATGAGATGGGAGCACCACGACGCCTGCAGGATACCTCGCGTCACGCTACCCCTCCTCTGAATCCCGACCAAACAAACTCAGGACCTACCGCCGATAGTAGTTGGACATTGGGTCCGAGATTCCCTCGGCATGACACCTCTTTGCCTGCAACAAGACGGTCAAGTATGGCTAGCAATGTACATTCCTTGCTAAATCCAGCTGATACCGCCGAAAGACCCGACGAGGAACAGCATGCCACACTCGAGGATCGAAAACGAAAGCGTCTGGAGTAA